The Halomicronema hongdechloris C2206 genome includes a window with the following:
- a CDS encoding TerD family protein — MAIKLTTGQRISLRKEAPGLTTLLLGLSWDLLQEKGIKKLFKSDFDLDAAVLCLDEQGRLRSGNDVVYYGHLNHPSGAITHLGDNTTGEGDEDNEQVLVNLPQVPAHIARIVFVCTIYECFARRQNFGQMGDAYVRLVDMEQEHEIASYSLSHDDYREQTAIVLAEVYRQEGRWQVAVLGKGMRVGSLQALVELYTTP; from the coding sequence ATGGCGATTAAGTTAACAACCGGACAGCGAATTTCTCTGCGCAAAGAAGCCCCGGGCCTCACCACGTTGTTACTGGGCTTGAGCTGGGATCTGTTGCAGGAGAAGGGGATTAAAAAGCTGTTCAAGTCTGATTTCGACTTAGACGCCGCGGTCCTCTGCCTAGATGAACAGGGCCGCCTCCGTAGCGGTAACGATGTGGTCTATTACGGTCATCTGAACCATCCCTCCGGTGCTATCACCCACCTAGGCGACAACACCACTGGCGAAGGGGACGAAGACAACGAGCAGGTTCTGGTCAATCTACCGCAAGTCCCCGCCCATATTGCCAGAATTGTCTTTGTCTGCACGATTTACGAATGCTTTGCCCGACGTCAAAACTTCGGCCAAATGGGCGATGCCTACGTGCGTCTGGTGGACATGGAGCAGGAGCATGAAATTGCCAGCTACAGCCTATCCCATGATGATTATCGTGAACAAACCGCGATCGTACTGGCAGAAGTTTATCGCCAGGAAGGGCGCTGGCAGGTCGCGGTCCTGGGGAAAGGTATGCGGGTCGGCAGCCTGCAGGCGTTGGTGGAGCTATACACCACCCCCTAG
- a CDS encoding FAD-dependent oxidoreductase: MAVDYDLVVLGGTWEGREVALTGALQGARVALVEPTVNPLQAQLWGQALMALGRQWRDIQQATEWLPLTPDSLAGNLVQQWARAVAQLGQETVSRHHLALQGVDVVTDAAQFVSHPRLAVSSGRRQLTARAYLIATGAQTPPPEAVPLAARTYLTPETLGQLETWPRHLTILGSTPPALALSQAFRSLGVRVALVLPTVSPLPGEDPETVQLILSQLQVDGIELHRQRSLRQVAPRPAGWQVTTEDADWLTDHILVATAPLPAIASLNLEAVGISWGRQGLPVSDTLQTHHPRIFALGSVLGGYGLSALARYEGHIALANALYLPRSRVQYHHIPYRLETIPPLDRVGLTAQQAQRYYGDAARVIQVGRQHTLQAQMSNDPTGFCRLIVHRNGTVLGAHIIGDRSRDLIQTVALLMTQGGKINALARLPTAASEAHDLLRQAAQQWQQNRWQPGRWRRDWAENWFNWRRSAVR, encoded by the coding sequence GTGGCGGTTGATTATGATCTGGTGGTATTGGGGGGGACTTGGGAGGGCCGAGAGGTGGCCCTAACAGGAGCGCTTCAGGGGGCCCGAGTCGCCCTCGTGGAGCCTACGGTGAACCCATTACAGGCCCAGCTCTGGGGGCAGGCGCTAATGGCCCTGGGACGGCAATGGCGAGATATCCAGCAAGCCACAGAATGGTTACCCCTAACCCCAGACTCCCTGGCCGGCAACTTGGTGCAGCAGTGGGCCAGGGCCGTTGCTCAGCTGGGCCAAGAGACCGTATCTCGGCATCACTTGGCCCTGCAAGGCGTAGATGTGGTGACAGACGCCGCGCAGTTTGTCAGTCACCCCCGCTTAGCGGTGAGCAGCGGCCGGCGTCAGTTGACGGCCCGGGCCTACCTGATTGCCACGGGGGCTCAAACCCCACCCCCTGAAGCAGTCCCCCTTGCCGCTAGAACCTATTTGACCCCAGAGACCCTGGGACAGCTAGAGACCTGGCCCCGGCACTTAACCATCTTAGGAAGTACCCCGCCAGCCTTGGCGTTAAGTCAAGCCTTTAGGAGTCTTGGCGTTCGAGTGGCGCTGGTTCTGCCTACGGTGTCTCCATTGCCGGGGGAAGATCCCGAGACAGTGCAGCTCATTCTCAGTCAGCTGCAGGTGGATGGCATTGAGCTGCATAGGCAGCGCTCCCTGCGCCAAGTGGCCCCCCGACCTGCCGGCTGGCAAGTCACCACGGAGGACGCCGATTGGCTCACAGACCATATCTTAGTAGCCACGGCTCCCTTACCTGCGATCGCATCTCTCAACCTGGAAGCCGTTGGCATATCCTGGGGGCGGCAAGGATTGCCTGTCAGTGATACCCTGCAAACACACCATCCCCGCATTTTTGCCCTGGGATCGGTCTTAGGAGGCTATGGCTTAAGTGCCCTGGCCCGCTATGAAGGCCATATCGCCCTGGCTAATGCCCTCTATTTACCCCGTTCTCGGGTACAGTACCATCACATTCCCTATCGCCTCGAGACCATTCCGCCCTTGGATCGCGTCGGCCTTACCGCTCAGCAGGCCCAGCGGTACTATGGTGACGCGGCACGAGTCATCCAGGTAGGGCGACAACATACTCTACAGGCCCAGATGAGCAACGATCCGACCGGCTTCTGTAGGCTCATCGTTCACCGCAACGGCACAGTGCTAGGCGCTCACATCATCGGCGATAGGTCTAGAGATCTGATCCAGACCGTCGCCCTGCTGATGACCCAAGGCGGTAAGATCAATGCTCTGGCCCGCCTACCGACGGCGGCCAGTGAGGCCCATGACCTGCTGCGACAAGCAGCCCAGCAATGGCAACAGAACCGCTGGCAACCCGGGCGATGGCGCCGCGATTGGGCCGAAAACTGGTTTAACTGGCGCCGCTCCGCCGTGCGGTGA
- a CDS encoding glycosyltransferase family 2 protein encodes MFSIFILTYNEEIDIAACIESALLSDDVIVVDSCSCDRTLAIAGQYPVRIVQHPFESHGQQRTWMLEQIACKYPWAYILEADERMTPALFQECLTAIQHPERVGYYVAERVMFMGTWIRRSTQFPRYQLRLLKRGHVWFDDYGHTEREVCRGATGFLQETYPHYTCSKGLSRWIEKHNRYSTDEARETLKQLGQGQIHWQQLVWGRSEVERRRALKDLSLRLPGRPLLRWLYMMFILGGWRDGRAGLAWCTLQAFYEYLIVLKVWELRHPDQMIGMPQSTATTSGPEAASAAAKPVHDATQLSSPSLSGRS; translated from the coding sequence ATGTTCTCAATTTTCATCCTGACCTACAACGAAGAAATCGATATCGCCGCCTGTATCGAGTCGGCTTTGCTGTCTGACGATGTCATCGTGGTGGATTCGTGCAGTTGCGATCGCACCCTGGCCATTGCCGGCCAGTACCCGGTGCGGATTGTGCAGCATCCCTTCGAAAGCCATGGCCAGCAGCGCACCTGGATGTTGGAGCAGATTGCCTGCAAATATCCCTGGGCCTACATCCTGGAAGCCGACGAACGCATGACCCCAGCCCTGTTTCAGGAATGTCTGACGGCGATCCAGCACCCAGAGCGGGTGGGCTACTACGTGGCGGAGCGAGTCATGTTCATGGGCACCTGGATTCGCCGCAGCACCCAATTTCCCCGCTATCAATTGCGACTATTGAAGCGGGGCCACGTCTGGTTCGACGACTATGGCCATACCGAGCGGGAGGTATGCCGCGGGGCCACCGGATTTCTGCAAGAGACCTATCCCCATTACACCTGCAGCAAGGGCCTGAGTCGTTGGATTGAGAAGCACAACCGCTACTCCACCGATGAGGCCCGTGAGACCCTGAAACAGCTCGGCCAAGGGCAGATTCATTGGCAACAACTGGTCTGGGGCCGCTCTGAGGTAGAACGCCGCCGGGCCTTGAAGGATCTGTCCCTGCGCTTGCCGGGGCGGCCCTTGCTTCGTTGGCTCTACATGATGTTTATTCTAGGGGGCTGGCGAGATGGTCGGGCCGGTTTGGCCTGGTGTACCCTGCAGGCATTCTACGAATATCTCATCGTGCTCAAAGTTTGGGAATTGCGTCATCCCGACCAGATGATCGGCATGCCGCAATCTACAGCTACCACCTCCGGCCCTGAGGCTGCCAGTGCTGCCGCCAAACCAGTGCACGACGCTACCCAACTCTCGTCGCCCTCCCTCAGTGGTCGTTCTTAA
- the bchL gene encoding ferredoxin:protochlorophyllide reductase (ATP-dependent) iron-sulfur ATP-binding protein produces MKLSVYGKGGIGKSTTSCNISVALAKRGRKVLQIGCDPKHDSTFTLTGFLIPTIIDTLQERDFHYEDIWPEDVIHRGYGGVDCVEAGGPPAGAGCGGYVVGETVKLLKELNAFDEYDVILFDVLGDVVCGGFAAPLNYSDYCMIVTDNGFDALFAANRIAASVREKARTHPLRLAGLIGNRTSTRDLIDKYIENVPMPVLEILPLIEDIRVSRVKGKTIFEMAETDPSLEPVCQFYLNIADQLLSSPEGVVPKESADRDLFSLLSDFYLNPPSDAPATQTEDELDLMMV; encoded by the coding sequence GTGAAACTCTCGGTCTATGGCAAAGGTGGCATCGGTAAGTCCACCACCAGCTGCAACATCTCTGTGGCGCTAGCTAAACGAGGACGCAAGGTACTGCAAATTGGGTGCGACCCCAAGCACGACAGTACCTTCACCCTGACGGGCTTTTTGATTCCCACCATCATCGATACCCTGCAAGAGAGGGATTTCCACTACGAAGACATCTGGCCCGAGGATGTGATCCACCGCGGCTATGGCGGTGTCGACTGCGTCGAAGCCGGAGGGCCTCCAGCTGGAGCTGGCTGCGGTGGCTACGTCGTCGGTGAGACGGTGAAACTCCTGAAGGAGCTCAACGCCTTCGATGAGTACGATGTCATCCTCTTCGATGTGCTCGGAGATGTGGTCTGTGGTGGGTTTGCTGCCCCCTTGAACTACTCTGACTACTGCATGATCGTCACCGATAACGGCTTCGATGCCCTGTTTGCCGCCAATCGCATCGCCGCCTCCGTGCGGGAAAAAGCCCGCACCCATCCGCTACGGCTGGCCGGGCTCATCGGCAACCGTACCTCCACCCGGGACCTGATCGATAAATACATCGAAAATGTGCCCATGCCGGTATTGGAGATTCTGCCCTTGATCGAAGACATTCGAGTCTCGCGGGTGAAGGGCAAGACCATCTTCGAGATGGCTGAAACCGATCCATCCCTGGAGCCGGTATGCCAGTTTTACCTGAATATCGCCGATCAGCTCCTGAGCAGTCCAGAAGGGGTAGTCCCGAAGGAATCTGCCGATCGGGATCTGTTCTCCCTGTTGTCAGACTTCTACCTCAATCCTCCCAGCGATGCCCCTGCCACCCAGACAGAAGACGAGCTGGATCTGATGATGGTCTAA
- the gyrA gene encoding DNA gyrase subunit A yields the protein MSTPEQRIVPTDLRNEMSRSYLEYAMSVIVGRALPDARDGLKPVHRRILYAMHELGLTADRPFRKCARVVGEVLGKYHPHGDSAVYDALVRMAQHFSMRAPLIDGHGNFGSVDNDPPAAMRYTECRLQALSSEALLQDIESETVDFIDNFDGSQQEPIVLPARVPQLLLNGSAGIAVGMATNIPPHNLGELIDVVIALIHNPDISLPELMQHIPGPDFPTGGQILGTSGIREAYSTGRGSITMRGVAAIETIEQRGRPDREAIIITELPYQTNKAALIERIAEMVNERRLEGIADIRDESDREGMRIVIELRRDAYPRVVLNNLYKQTPLQNNFGVNMLALVNGEPQVLSLKQLLETFLDFRVETITRRTRYELRKAEERDHILQGYLIALENMDAVIYLIRHAADTPTAKQELMASYELTELQADAILQMQLRRLTALEADKIEQEHRELQLKIADLRDILARRERILEIIETELMALRERHANPRRTAIERDEGDLTDISLIANEQVVILVTEQGYIKRMPVDTFEAQSRATRGKSGTKMKDDDGIQHFITCCTHDHVLFFSDRGVAYSLRAYQIPEGSRVSRGVPIVQMLPVPREEKITSVLGIREFTDDDYLVMLTQGGFIKKTALSAFSNIRANGLIAISLAENDLLRWVRLGRDTDSILIASRQGMSIHFKADDDQLRPLGRPTRGVRAMALRHEDELISMDILPSQVVEAVAQAADQGDDDEDSETSETGDSPWVLVITAAGLGKRVPVSKFRLQNRAGMGLKAIKFRKGGDHLVAVLVVHEGDELMLITNRGIIIRQASDDISIQSRQATGVRLQRLDDDDAIAAVALVPPAAEEALAAPEEEGAADS from the coding sequence ATGAGCACTCCTGAGCAGCGGATTGTTCCTACGGACCTGCGCAACGAGATGTCCCGGTCCTACCTGGAATACGCCATGAGCGTCATTGTCGGTCGGGCCTTACCAGATGCCCGGGATGGTCTTAAGCCAGTGCATCGCCGCATTCTCTATGCCATGCATGAGTTGGGCCTAACCGCAGATCGGCCCTTCCGTAAGTGCGCTCGTGTGGTGGGTGAGGTGTTGGGTAAGTATCATCCCCATGGCGATAGTGCCGTATATGATGCCCTGGTGCGCATGGCTCAGCATTTCTCCATGCGAGCCCCCCTGATCGATGGCCATGGCAATTTCGGGTCGGTGGATAACGATCCACCGGCAGCAATGCGGTACACCGAGTGCCGCCTACAGGCCCTGAGTAGCGAGGCCTTACTCCAGGATATTGAGTCAGAAACCGTCGACTTCATCGACAACTTCGATGGCTCCCAACAGGAGCCAATCGTCTTGCCAGCTCGGGTGCCACAGCTGTTGCTCAACGGCTCGGCAGGCATTGCCGTGGGCATGGCCACCAACATTCCCCCCCACAATCTGGGGGAGCTCATCGACGTGGTCATCGCCTTGATTCACAATCCTGACATCAGCCTGCCGGAGCTGATGCAGCATATTCCCGGTCCTGATTTTCCCACCGGTGGCCAGATCTTGGGCACCAGTGGCATCCGGGAAGCCTACAGCACTGGCCGCGGCTCTATCACCATGCGGGGAGTCGCTGCCATTGAGACCATTGAGCAGCGGGGGCGCCCCGATCGGGAAGCCATTATCATCACCGAGTTGCCCTACCAGACCAACAAAGCAGCTCTGATCGAACGCATCGCCGAGATGGTGAATGAGCGGCGGCTGGAAGGCATTGCCGACATTCGCGATGAGAGTGACCGGGAGGGCATGCGCATCGTGATTGAGTTGCGGCGGGATGCCTACCCGCGGGTGGTGCTCAATAACCTCTATAAGCAGACGCCGCTGCAAAATAACTTCGGGGTGAATATGCTGGCCCTGGTGAATGGCGAACCCCAGGTGCTGAGCCTGAAGCAACTGCTGGAGACTTTCCTGGACTTCCGGGTGGAGACCATCACCCGCCGCACCCGCTACGAGTTGCGTAAGGCAGAGGAACGGGACCACATTCTACAGGGGTATCTCATTGCCCTGGAGAATATGGATGCGGTGATTTATCTGATTCGCCATGCCGCCGATACACCTACGGCTAAGCAAGAGCTGATGGCCTCCTATGAGCTGACGGAGCTGCAGGCGGATGCGATTCTGCAGATGCAATTGCGCCGCCTCACGGCCCTGGAAGCCGACAAGATCGAGCAGGAACACCGGGAATTACAGCTGAAGATCGCCGATTTACGAGATATTCTGGCTCGCCGAGAGCGGATCTTAGAAATCATCGAGACAGAGTTGATGGCTCTGCGGGAGCGCCATGCCAATCCTCGCCGCACGGCCATTGAGCGAGATGAGGGAGATTTGACGGATATTTCTCTGATCGCCAATGAACAAGTGGTGATTCTGGTGACGGAGCAGGGCTATATCAAGCGCATGCCAGTAGACACCTTCGAGGCCCAGAGCCGGGCCACTCGGGGTAAGTCAGGCACAAAAATGAAGGATGACGATGGCATTCAGCACTTCATTACCTGCTGCACCCATGATCATGTCTTGTTCTTCAGCGATCGGGGAGTGGCCTATTCTCTGCGGGCCTATCAGATTCCAGAAGGGTCCCGGGTCTCTCGCGGGGTGCCGATCGTGCAGATGTTGCCGGTGCCTCGAGAAGAGAAAATTACCTCGGTGTTAGGCATTCGCGAATTTACCGATGATGACTATCTGGTCATGTTGACCCAGGGAGGCTTCATCAAGAAGACGGCTCTATCGGCCTTTAGCAATATTCGGGCCAATGGGCTGATTGCCATTTCCCTGGCGGAGAATGACCTGTTGCGATGGGTGCGACTGGGACGAGATACCGATAGCATTCTGATTGCCTCCCGCCAGGGCATGTCGATTCATTTCAAGGCTGATGATGATCAGCTCCGGCCCCTGGGACGGCCCACTCGTGGGGTGCGGGCCATGGCGCTGCGGCATGAGGATGAGTTGATCAGCATGGATATTCTCCCTAGTCAGGTGGTGGAAGCAGTGGCCCAAGCTGCCGATCAGGGAGATGACGATGAAGACAGCGAGACCAGCGAAACCGGGGATAGTCCCTGGGTGTTAGTGATTACGGCAGCGGGACTGGGTAAGCGGGTGCCAGTCTCTAAGTTCCGGTTACAAAATCGGGCCGGTATGGGCCTCAAGGCGATTAAATTCCGCAAGGGTGGCGATCACCTGGTGGCAGTGCTGGTAGTACACGAAGGGGATGAACTGATGTTGATCACCAATCGCGGCATTATCATTCGCCAAGCCAGTGATGATATTTCCATTCAGTCTCGCCAGGCGACAGGAGTGCGGCTACAGCGGTTGGATGATGATGATGCGATCGCAGCGGTGGCGTTGGTGCCTCCAGCAGCAGAAGAGGCCCTGGCAGCCCCTGAGGAAGAGGGCGCCGCAGACTCCTAG
- a CDS encoding histone deacetylase family protein has product MVSEFAVIYSPQFLEHDTGAFHPENPGRLTAIVAALQGVPWADAIDWRSPTATSQRQVLPYILKLHNPEYVEALRRLAQEGGGYVDGDTPVSPHSYDVALLAVSAWLDGVDYVLTTGHSAFVLVRPPGHHAIRNRGMGFCLFSNTAVAAHYALAQAGIGRVAILDWDVHHGNGTQALVEDHPRICYCSIHQSPAYPGTGRAEERGEYNNVLNVPMPAGSIGADYQAQFEGQLIPFLKAFEPDLLIISAGYDANKADPLAGIALQPQDFGRFTKACSAVCDRILFGLEGGYDHEALSQSVLATIAARLGLD; this is encoded by the coding sequence ATGGTTTCTGAATTCGCGGTTATCTACTCTCCTCAGTTTCTAGAGCATGATACGGGGGCTTTTCATCCCGAGAATCCCGGTCGGTTGACGGCCATTGTTGCGGCGCTGCAGGGCGTTCCCTGGGCCGATGCCATCGACTGGCGGTCCCCCACCGCGACGAGTCAACGGCAGGTGTTGCCCTACATCCTAAAGCTGCACAATCCCGAATATGTGGAAGCGCTACGGCGACTAGCCCAGGAAGGTGGGGGCTATGTCGATGGGGATACGCCGGTCTCTCCCCACAGCTATGACGTGGCCCTATTGGCGGTAAGTGCTTGGTTGGATGGCGTCGATTATGTCCTCACGACGGGGCACTCAGCCTTTGTGCTAGTTAGACCGCCGGGGCACCATGCCATTCGCAACCGGGGCATGGGGTTTTGTTTGTTCTCGAATACGGCCGTTGCCGCCCACTATGCCTTGGCGCAGGCGGGAATCGGGCGAGTGGCGATTCTGGATTGGGATGTGCACCATGGCAATGGCACCCAAGCCTTGGTGGAGGATCATCCTCGGATTTGTTATTGCTCTATCCATCAGTCCCCGGCGTACCCTGGCACTGGTAGAGCTGAGGAGAGGGGAGAATACAATAATGTGCTGAATGTGCCGATGCCTGCTGGCAGCATTGGGGCCGATTATCAAGCTCAGTTTGAGGGCCAGCTGATTCCATTCCTCAAGGCGTTTGAGCCAGATTTGCTGATCATCAGCGCTGGCTATGATGCTAATAAGGCCGATCCCCTAGCAGGCATCGCTCTACAGCCTCAGGATTTTGGCCGTTTTACTAAGGCTTGCTCGGCGGTGTGCGATCGCATCTTGTTTGGCCTCGAGGGGGGCTATGATCACGAGGCTCTGAGCCAATCGGTCCTGGCCACCATTGCCGCTCGCTTGGGCCTAGATTAA
- a CDS encoding malate dehydrogenase gives MDVSVIGASGDCGREIVSQLVALGALAPTERLQLVGRPQGRSARVLYGLCSDLNDAYAEMAPMLDVALAPEAIVADVIVMAAGATVAGEITSRADLAAVNLPLFETYAQAIARYGGGHEIVIIVTNPVELAVEVFSRQLGRHRVIGVGAYSDSLRFRREIAADLGVRRQLVQGFIVGEHGEGMVPLWSSVQVHGMTLEEVRDARRRLQRDRIVSDFPKEVSQEKQAVLAYLKAGDIPQAYRYVDSLPPDLRVVVKPFVTHISGAKTITATANVTVDLVQNLLQGREIVVSGQVQLDGEFYGVRTPFGVPIVVTPFGWTQVVPLELWAEEADLLHRMANQLSHRLQEDLHRG, from the coding sequence ATGGATGTCTCAGTCATTGGCGCCAGTGGCGACTGTGGTCGCGAGATTGTCTCCCAGCTGGTGGCCTTAGGCGCCCTCGCCCCCACCGAGCGGCTGCAACTGGTGGGGCGTCCTCAGGGCCGCAGCGCTCGGGTTCTCTATGGTCTGTGTAGCGATCTCAACGACGCCTACGCCGAAATGGCCCCCATGTTGGATGTGGCCCTGGCTCCAGAAGCTATCGTGGCCGACGTGATTGTGATGGCAGCGGGGGCGACGGTGGCGGGGGAGATCACCTCTCGCGCCGACCTGGCCGCCGTCAACTTACCCCTGTTTGAGACCTATGCCCAGGCCATTGCCCGCTATGGTGGCGGCCACGAGATTGTGATTATCGTCACCAACCCCGTGGAGTTGGCGGTAGAGGTCTTCAGTCGTCAACTGGGACGCCATCGGGTGATCGGGGTGGGAGCCTATTCCGATTCCCTGCGGTTTCGCCGGGAAATTGCCGCCGATTTGGGGGTGCGGCGGCAACTGGTGCAGGGCTTTATCGTGGGCGAACACGGAGAAGGCATGGTGCCCCTGTGGAGCAGTGTGCAGGTGCACGGCATGACCCTGGAGGAAGTGCGAGATGCGCGGCGGCGACTGCAACGCGATCGCATCGTCAGCGACTTTCCCAAAGAAGTATCCCAAGAAAAGCAAGCCGTACTGGCCTATCTCAAAGCCGGCGACATTCCCCAGGCCTACCGCTATGTAGATAGCCTGCCCCCTGATTTGCGGGTGGTAGTGAAACCCTTCGTCACCCATATCTCCGGGGCCAAAACCATCACCGCCACCGCCAATGTCACCGTGGATCTGGTGCAAAACCTGCTGCAGGGCCGCGAGATTGTGGTCTCGGGCCAGGTGCAACTGGACGGTGAATTTTACGGCGTGCGCACTCCCTTTGGCGTGCCCATCGTAGTCACCCCCTTCGGCTGGACCCAAGTGGTCCCATTAGAGCTATGGGCGGAAGAGGCCGATTTACTCCATCGCATGGCCAACCAACTCAGCCACCGACTGCAGGAGGATTTACACCGTGGCTAA
- a CDS encoding DUF5331 domain-containing protein: protein MAFFESFISVIREKWLDYVRNNRTWLALQMDQTSVRTPEGGRRPSSLLILGVVNALEPKLSNLMVPFYQLNSDEDALVEVLGLNFDPEMALDDGRAPSTLDAQNADDPHLLPDSPEMS from the coding sequence ATGGCCTTCTTCGAAAGTTTTATCTCCGTTATCCGCGAAAAGTGGCTAGATTACGTCCGCAACAACCGCACCTGGCTGGCCCTGCAGATGGACCAGACCTCGGTGCGAACCCCGGAGGGAGGACGCCGGCCCTCGTCGCTGTTAATCCTAGGAGTGGTCAATGCCCTGGAACCGAAGTTGTCTAACCTGATGGTGCCGTTCTACCAGCTCAACTCCGATGAGGATGCCTTGGTGGAGGTATTAGGTCTCAACTTCGATCCAGAAATGGCCCTAGACGACGGCCGTGCCCCCTCCACCCTTGATGCTCAAAATGCCGATGATCCTCACCTGTTGCCCGATTCCCCTGAGATGTCTTGA
- a CDS encoding DUF2283 domain-containing protein — MAAVKVYHDKVGNTLTVWFGEPSDEYICEETADEVILMKDQAGKVIGFEKLNYSVSDPENVQFSFETVTV; from the coding sequence ATGGCGGCAGTGAAGGTTTACCACGACAAAGTAGGAAATACGCTGACGGTGTGGTTTGGGGAACCCAGTGATGAATACATCTGTGAAGAAACAGCGGATGAGGTGATTTTGATGAAGGACCAAGCTGGAAAGGTAATTGGCTTTGAAAAGCTGAACTATAGTGTCTCTGATCCTGAAAATGTGCAGTTTTCGTTTGAGACTGTAACCGTATGA
- a CDS encoding ferredoxin:protochlorophyllide reductase (ATP-dependent) subunit N translates to MTLANTQSQALEFECDTGNYHTFCPISCVAWLYQKIEDSFFLVIGTKTCGYFLQNAMGVMIFAEPRYAMAELEEGDVSAKLNDYDELKRLCLQIKRDRNPSVIVWIGTCTTEIIKMDLEGLAPKLEAEIGIPIVVARANGLDYAFTQGEDTVLAAMAHRCPSSDQVTTSEEKAERGGIQKLLSFGRQQETSAEPTESVYHDHPPLVLFGSVPDPINTQITLELKRQGIQVSGWLPAKRYTELPVIDEGYYVAGINPFLSRTASTLMRRRKCKLIGAPFPIGPDGTRAWVEKICSVFGIEPQGLEEREAQIWDSLEDYVSLIRGKSVYFMGDNLLEISLARFLVRCGMTVPEIGIPYMDKRYQAAELKFLEQTCHEMGVPLPKIIEKPDNYNQLQRIKATQPDLVITGMAHANPLEARGISTKWSVEFTFAQIHGFTNARDVLELVTRPLRRNQNLKDLGWEKLVKEEATV, encoded by the coding sequence ATGACCCTTGCCAATACCCAATCCCAAGCCCTGGAATTTGAATGCGATACCGGCAATTACCACACGTTTTGCCCCATTAGCTGTGTGGCCTGGCTGTACCAGAAGATTGAAGACAGCTTCTTCCTGGTGATTGGCACTAAGACCTGTGGCTACTTCCTGCAAAATGCCATGGGAGTGATGATCTTTGCCGAGCCCCGCTATGCCATGGCCGAGCTAGAAGAGGGGGATGTCTCGGCTAAGCTGAATGACTATGACGAGTTGAAGCGGTTGTGCCTGCAGATCAAACGCGATCGCAACCCCAGCGTCATCGTCTGGATCGGCACCTGCACCACCGAGATCATCAAAATGGACCTGGAGGGGTTAGCCCCCAAACTGGAAGCCGAGATCGGCATTCCCATTGTGGTGGCCCGAGCCAACGGCCTCGACTACGCCTTCACCCAGGGTGAAGACACGGTGCTAGCCGCCATGGCCCACCGCTGCCCCAGCAGCGACCAGGTCACCACCTCCGAAGAAAAAGCAGAGCGCGGCGGCATCCAAAAGCTGCTCAGCTTTGGCCGCCAGCAGGAGACCAGTGCCGAGCCCACCGAGTCGGTCTACCACGATCATCCGCCGCTGGTGCTATTTGGCTCCGTACCCGATCCCATCAACACCCAGATTACCCTGGAGCTGAAACGGCAGGGGATTCAGGTCAGCGGCTGGTTGCCCGCCAAACGCTATACGGAATTGCCAGTAATCGACGAAGGCTACTACGTGGCTGGCATCAATCCCTTCCTGTCTCGCACCGCCAGCACCCTGATGCGGCGGCGCAAGTGTAAACTGATCGGCGCTCCCTTCCCCATCGGTCCCGATGGCACCCGGGCCTGGGTGGAGAAAATCTGCTCCGTGTTTGGTATCGAGCCCCAGGGCTTGGAGGAACGGGAAGCCCAAATCTGGGACTCCCTAGAAGACTATGTCTCGCTGATTCGCGGCAAGTCGGTCTACTTCATGGGAGACAACCTGCTGGAAATCTCCCTGGCCCGTTTCCTGGTCCGCTGTGGTATGACCGTACCGGAAATCGGCATCCCCTACATGGACAAGCGCTATCAGGCGGCGGAACTGAAGTTCTTAGAGCAGACCTGCCATGAGATGGGAGTGCCCCTGCCCAAGATCATCGAAAAGCCCGACAACTACAATCAACTGCAGCGAATCAAGGCCACCCAGCCCGACTTGGTGATCACCGGCATGGCTCACGCCAATCCCCTGGAGGCTCGCGGCATCAGCACCAAGTGGTCGGTGGAGTTCACCTTCGCCCAAATCCACGGCTTCACCAATGCCCGCGACGTCCTGGAACTGGTGACCCGGCCCCTACGCCGTAACCAAAACCTGAAGGACCTGGGCTGGGAAAAGCTGGTGAAGGAAGAAGCCACGGTCTAG